From the genome of Desulfurella sp.:
ACGTTATTTATAACAAATCCACAGGATAATAGTTATCTAAAGGATATCAATTATCAACAAACTATAGCAAAAGGCATTGCGTTAGGCTTAATAAAATACCTGGATACTGCAAGATCAATTGACAAATAAAAACTTTGATATATATTAAATAGAGGCAAGTAGGTGGGGAGTCGCTGGCATTAAAAGCCAGAGGAAAGTCCAGGCTCTATCGGATCGAAGCGCCCCTAAAAAGGGTTGGAGTAATCCACAGGAAAGCGCAACAGAAAAGAAGTTGCTTAAAAAGTAATTTACTTTTTAAGCAAAAAGTGAAATGGTGAGGTAAGAGCTCACCGCATAACCAGTAATGGTTGTGGCATTGCAAGCCCCGCTTAGAGCAAGACCAAATAGGGAGATTGGCATGATCCGAGCCTATAATCTCCGGGTAGGTCGCTTAGATAAATGACTCCCAAAGGATTCAATCCTTTACAGAACCTGGCTTATAGCCTGCTTGCCTTACTCTTCTTTTTTATATGCAAGTGCTTGTTTAAAATGAACAAGTTTAAGCTTTGTGTTTAATCTTGAAATAGATTCTGTAGCACCTAAGAATAAATAACCGTTTTTATTCAAAATATCATTATAAATTTTATCTATAACCTTTTGTCTTGATTCATTGTTAAAATAAATTAATACATTTCTTAAAAATATAATATCCATTTTACCAATAGTTGATAAATCCCTGTTGTCTACAAGATTTACCTGCTTGTATACTACTTTATTTTTAACAAAATCTTTTATTTTGTAAGTATTTTTTTCGAAATCAAAATACTTTTGTCTTATATCAGGTGTAAGTTCCTTTAAAGCATACTCATTATATACACCAATTTTCGCCTTTTCTAATACTTCTTGGCTTATATCCGATGCCAAAATCCTGGCAGGTATGTTATTACCATATTTTTCAGTTAAAGCTATTGCTAAAGTATATGGTTCTTCTCCAGTTGAACAAGCAGCACTCCAAACATTTAGTATAGGTTTATATTTCAAAAGTTCATCCACAATAATCAAAAATACTTCTATTTGTTGTGCATGTCTAAAAAAATATGTTTCATTTATTGTTATTGCATCGAATAGAAAATATAATTCATTTTTATTTAATTGTAAAAATTTTAAATAATCATCAAAATCTCTTAGTTTAAGTTCTTGTATGCGCTTGTTCAATTTATTTTCAAGTAAATATTTTTTGCTATATTCAAAAAAAATACCACTTTTTTCATAAATAAAATCTCTTAATTTTTCAAAAATCTCAGGATCCATTTCAGGCATTTAGTATAGCTCCTTAAAGTAAGTTCTTTTTACTTCATCAATTTGTTCAAAAAGCTTGAATGTAAATAAAGCTAAATCGATTTTTTTAGAAATTTCTAAATTTGAGGTTATAATCTTCCATCCTTCCTGATCTTCCATTAAAAATTTAGAGTAATTTCCACCAAAACCTATACCTTCTGAGTAAGTAAGTAAATCTGCAACACTTATGATGGATGCAATTATTGGATTTTTTGCTTTTTTTGGAGTATGGTGATTTACCACAGCATCGATTAAATCTTCTGGTAAATTCCATCTTTTTAGTAATTTTTCAGCTAAATCGCAGTGAGTTATGCCAAAAAGTTCAATTTCTGATTCATAAAATGATTTATTATTCTTATATGCATAATTCAGAATTCTATCAAAATCTTCTTGACTGTATAAATCTAATATAACTTTCCCAATGTCGTGTATTACACCTGCAGAAAATTCTAAACCTCCACTTTGAAAATTTAAAATATTAGAAATAATTTTTGCTGTTATGCCACAACCAAACGAGTGGTCCAAGAATTGATTTGGATTAAACCTTTTATTTATAGGAAATTTTTTCATAGTAGAAAGCAAAGCCGAAGCTATAACAATATTTTCTATCTGAACAAAACCAAGCAGATTAATAGCATGCATAAGGGAAGATACTTTTCCGTGAAGACCATAAAATGGAGAGTTTGCGGCTTTTAATATTTGAGAAACCAAAACAGGATCTTTCTGTATAAGATCGTATAAATTTTTTGCAGATGTAGATTCTTTTCTTAATAAATAAGTAATTTCAAGCGCAATTTGTGGAAAAGCCGGTAAATTTTCAATAGAATCTAAATTATTATATAATTTTTCTACATTATTCATTGTCAGACCTACTTATTTTGTTTTTCATTATACTTTTCATTTAAGTCATATATTATGCTTTCAATTAAATCTTGTTCATCTTTTGTTAGATTGTTTTTTGTTTTTTCTTTAAGCATTTCCAGTAATTCAATACTTGCTTTTGCCATATCCAAATCGATTTTTTTTGTATTATCAAACGGATCTTCCACTATACCAAGCTGAACATAAGCACCACCTGCCACAGACAATATAAATTCTTCAAATGTCATTTAATCCTCCGTGTAAGTTACCTTAGATGTAGGTGTTTCATAAACACTAACACTATAAAGCATGCAGTCTTTTATGCGAGGTTTTAATGTTTCAAAAATATATTTAGCAATCATTTCAGAGGTGGGATTTGTTTTAGAAAAATAATCAATTTCATTTAAGTATCTGTGGTCTAGCGTTGACAATATTTCTTTTAAGTGTTTTTTTAATTCTTTGAAATCAATACCTATATAGATTTGATTTAATTTTTTACATCTAACAACAACTTCTACCTTAAAGTTATGGCCATGAAGATTCTCACATGCTCCAAGATAATTATTTAATCTATGAGCAGCAGAAAAATCACTTTCAACAAATATTTCAAACATGTTGACATCCTTCAATGCTACTAAAGTGATATCCTACAAGACCGCTTGGAATTTTAGGATAAAAATATGTTGATTTTTGAGGAAATGTAAGATTATTTTTTGTTATCTCAAATAATGACTCATAAGTAACAGGCTTTAACAAAAAACCAACTACAGCTTCCTTTCTATCCACGCTTTTTATAACTTCTTCTTTAGAGTGTGCATAACCTGAAATTTCGTTGTTTGCAATATCTTCATCGCTTAGATTTAGCATTTTTTTAAATACTATATTTTCAAAAAGCTTAACATCGAGTTTGTCTATTAAATCTTTCGAATTTTTATCAATATATTTCAAATAAGTAAACTTACCATCATACATGACTATATCATAGTCAAAATCATCGCTAATTTCAAAATAATTATAAATCTTTTGTCTAAAATCATCAATATTAATTTTTTTAATCAATCTATGAATTGGCATCAAAGCCAATCCATCATTTTTGTCCACAAAAAATACAAGTGCATATTCACTCCCTGCCTTTTTTTGTCCAGCTTTATTGTAATAATTTCTGATAGATAAGCATGTTTCATACCTATGGTGTCCATCAGCTATAACTAATGTTTGGTTTTTAATTGATTCTTTTATATGATTTACTATTTCTATGTCATTTATTTTATAAACATTATGAATTTTATCTTCAAAATTAACTTCAAAAAGATTTTCTTTTTTACAACCTTTCACGAAATTTGATAAATCCTCATCATCGTAAATCATCATTATAGGACAAAACATAGCGTTTGTTGAAGTTATT
Proteins encoded in this window:
- a CDS encoding DUF1844 domain-containing protein; the encoded protein is MTFEEFILSVAGGAYVQLGIVEDPFDNTKKIDLDMAKASIELLEMLKEKTKNNLTKDEQDLIESIIYDLNEKYNEKQNK
- the queD gene encoding 6-carboxytetrahydropterin synthase QueD, with amino-acid sequence MFEIFVESDFSAAHRLNNYLGACENLHGHNFKVEVVVRCKKLNQIYIGIDFKELKKHLKEILSTLDHRYLNEIDYFSKTNPTSEMIAKYIFETLKPRIKDCMLYSVSVYETPTSKVTYTED
- a CDS encoding HDOD domain-containing protein, which produces MNNVEKLYNNLDSIENLPAFPQIALEITYLLRKESTSAKNLYDLIQKDPVLVSQILKAANSPFYGLHGKVSSLMHAINLLGFVQIENIVIASALLSTMKKFPINKRFNPNQFLDHSFGCGITAKIISNILNFQSGGLEFSAGVIHDIGKVILDLYSQEDFDRILNYAYKNNKSFYESEIELFGITHCDLAEKLLKRWNLPEDLIDAVVNHHTPKKAKNPIIASIISVADLLTYSEGIGFGGNYSKFLMEDQEGWKIITSNLEISKKIDLALFTFKLFEQIDEVKRTYFKELY
- a CDS encoding protein-glutamate O-methyltransferase CheR, with product MPEMDPEIFEKLRDFIYEKSGIFFEYSKKYLLENKLNKRIQELKLRDFDDYLKFLQLNKNELYFLFDAITINETYFFRHAQQIEVFLIIVDELLKYKPILNVWSAACSTGEEPYTLAIALTEKYGNNIPARILASDISQEVLEKAKIGVYNEYALKELTPDIRQKYFDFEKNTYKIKDFVKNKVVYKQVNLVDNRDLSTIGKMDIIFLRNVLIYFNNESRQKVIDKIYNDILNKNGYLFLGATESISRLNTKLKLVHFKQALAYKKEE
- a CDS encoding DUF1015 domain-containing protein, translating into HTSQNVFVVIMNVIDKDYKKQLLSKNDFNIVRIVLPEGENDKKYENAKDILDSWFLQEKLIFDVDCSFYAYSCTYDLNNTKKILYGFLGALKLEELGGSIKPHEKTLKGPKIDRFKLITSTNAMFCPIMMIYDDEDLSNFVKGCKKENLFEVNFEDKIHNVYKINDIEIVNHIKESIKNQTLVIADGHHRYETCLSIRNYYNKAGQKKAGSEYALVFFVDKNDGLALMPIHRLIKKINIDDFRQKIYNYFEISDDFDYDIVMYDGKFTYLKYIDKNSKDLIDKLDVKLFENIVFKKMLNLSDEDIANNEISGYAHSKEEVIKSVDRKEAVVGFLLKPVTYESLFEITKNNLTFPQKSTYFYPKIPSGLVGYHFSSIEGCQHV